A region from the Paenarthrobacter aurescens genome encodes:
- a CDS encoding ABC transporter ATP-binding protein produces the protein MGGTGRATLGDPADLAIETHQLVKRFGHRSAVDGINLAVPRGSVFGFLGPNGSGKTTTIRVLLGLASASSGNVRVLGRDMPQALASVLPDVGALVEGPGFYPFLSGTGNLMRLDAADPHAPSSTRRVRVQDALERVGLSHAAGKKVRAYSLGMKQRLGLANAMLRPRKLLVLDEPTNGLDPQGTREVRTLVRSLAAGGTTVFVSSHLLAEVEQMCSHVGVMSAGRLVAQGPLEELRSAGQAHVVVQTPDVDAAARVLTRLGLVPGDAAGTGLTGGNTAVMATGINGHFPEAIVAALVADGVGIRGFTVENASLEERFVSLTGEGFDVVG, from the coding sequence GTGGGCGGAACGGGACGCGCAACTCTTGGTGACCCAGCAGACCTCGCGATCGAAACTCACCAGTTGGTGAAGCGGTTCGGGCACAGGTCCGCCGTGGACGGCATCAACCTCGCCGTGCCCCGTGGCTCGGTCTTCGGGTTCCTGGGTCCCAACGGATCGGGTAAGACCACCACTATCCGGGTGCTGCTCGGACTGGCATCAGCGAGCAGCGGGAACGTTCGCGTTCTTGGCAGGGATATGCCGCAGGCGTTGGCCTCCGTCCTTCCGGATGTGGGCGCGTTGGTGGAAGGGCCCGGCTTTTACCCGTTCCTGTCCGGCACGGGAAACCTGATGCGCTTGGACGCCGCCGACCCCCACGCTCCCTCATCCACCAGGCGGGTGCGCGTTCAAGATGCCCTTGAGCGGGTTGGCCTCAGCCACGCGGCAGGAAAGAAAGTTCGCGCCTACTCCCTGGGCATGAAGCAGCGCCTCGGCCTGGCCAACGCCATGCTTCGGCCACGAAAACTCCTGGTTCTGGACGAACCAACCAATGGCCTTGATCCGCAGGGTACCCGCGAAGTCCGCACCTTGGTTCGATCCCTTGCAGCAGGGGGAACCACTGTGTTCGTCTCCAGCCACCTGCTTGCCGAGGTGGAGCAGATGTGTTCGCATGTGGGGGTGATGAGCGCCGGACGTTTAGTGGCCCAGGGGCCCCTGGAGGAACTGCGCTCGGCCGGGCAGGCTCACGTTGTGGTGCAAACGCCCGACGTCGACGCAGCGGCGCGCGTCCTGACGCGCCTTGGCCTGGTTCCCGGCGACGCAGCAGGAACAGGCCTTACAGGGGGAAACACGGCAGTAATGGCGACGGGGATCAACGGTCACTTTCCCGAGGCAATAGTGGCTGCTTTGGTAGCTGATGGGGTAGGTATCCGTGGTTTCACCGTCGAGAACGCAAGCCTGGAAGAGCGTTTTGTCTCCCTGACCGGGGAGGGGTTCGACGTTGTCGGCTAA
- a CDS encoding ABC transporter permease yields MSANTAGPSQESSVRTGPGWALLGSELKVLFRRLRTWAMLIALAAVPILIAVAVKLSSRPTAPGRGPLFLDRITQNGLFVAVTALVVCVPLFLPLTVGVVAGDTIAGEANLGTLRYLLLAPAGRIRLLLVKYAGAVAFCCAATATVAASGALAGVVLFPVGPVTLLSGDTISVGESAVRSLLIASYITVSLLGLSAIGLLISTFTDVPVGAMAATIVLSVVSQVLDNLPQLEWLHPWLFSHHWLGFADLLRQPISWTSFGENALLQAGYSAVCGALAYAKFSNKDVLS; encoded by the coding sequence TTGTCGGCTAATACTGCTGGTCCTTCCCAGGAGAGTTCGGTCCGTACAGGCCCAGGGTGGGCGCTCCTCGGCTCGGAGCTGAAAGTCCTGTTTCGTCGCTTGCGTACCTGGGCCATGCTGATTGCCCTCGCCGCCGTGCCCATACTGATTGCGGTTGCCGTCAAGCTATCTTCCCGTCCCACCGCCCCTGGCCGCGGGCCGCTCTTCCTGGACCGCATCACACAGAACGGCCTCTTTGTTGCAGTTACGGCTTTGGTGGTGTGCGTGCCCCTCTTCCTGCCCCTCACTGTGGGGGTGGTAGCCGGGGACACCATCGCCGGGGAGGCGAACCTGGGGACACTGCGTTACCTTCTTCTGGCTCCCGCAGGACGGATACGGCTGCTGCTGGTGAAATATGCCGGGGCCGTTGCGTTCTGTTGCGCCGCTACCGCCACCGTGGCAGCCTCCGGTGCCCTGGCCGGCGTCGTACTTTTCCCCGTAGGTCCGGTGACATTGTTGTCCGGGGACACCATCAGCGTAGGCGAATCTGCTGTGCGGTCCTTGCTGATCGCCTCCTACATCACCGTTTCCCTGCTGGGCCTCTCAGCAATCGGTCTGCTGATTTCCACCTTCACGGACGTGCCGGTGGGCGCCATGGCCGCAACGATAGTGCTCTCCGTGGTCTCCCAGGTGCTTGACAACCTGCCCCAGCTTGAGTGGCTGCATCCCTGGCTGTTCAGCCACCACTGGCTGGGCTTCGCGGATCTGCTGCGGCAACCCATCTCCTGGACATCGTTCGGCGAGAACGCGCTCCTCCAGGCCGGGTACAGCGCGGTGTGCGGCGCGCTGGCCTATGCAAAATTCTCCAACAAGGACGTCTTGTCCTAG